One window from the genome of Clarias gariepinus isolate MV-2021 ecotype Netherlands chromosome 15, CGAR_prim_01v2, whole genome shotgun sequence encodes:
- the ccnd1 gene encoding G1/S-specific cyclin-D1, whose protein sequence is MEHQLFCCEVDTTRRAYHDANLLNDRVLHTMLKAEENYLPSPNYFKCVQKEIVPRMRKIVSTWMLEVCEEQKCEEEVFPLAMNYLDRFLSVDQTKKTRLQLLGAACMFLASKMKETVPLTAEKLCIYTDNSIRPCELLQMELLVLNKLKWDLASVTPHDFIEHFLTKLPIHQSTKQILRKHAQTFVALCATDVNFIASPPSMIAAGSVVAAVQGLYLKSADVSLSSQNLTNYLSQVIRSDPDCLRSCQEQIESLLESSLRQAQQQSISTESKRVEEDADLSCTPTDVRDINI, encoded by the exons ATGGAGCACCAGCTGTTCTGCTGCGAGGTGGATACCACAAGAAGAGCTTACCACGACGCCAACTTGTTGAACGATCGAGTTTTACATACAATGCTCAAAGCGGAGGAAAACTATCTCCCCTCGCCTAATTATTTCAAATGCGTGCAAAAAGAAATTGTACCCAGAATGAGGAAAATCGTCTCCACATGGATGCTAGAG gtgTGCGAAGAACAGAAATGTGAAGAAGAGGTTTTCCCTTTGGCCATGAACTACTTGGACAGGTTTCTGTCTGTTGATCAGACTAAAAAGACACGACTGCAGCTGCTGGGAGCTGCCTGCATGTTCTTGGCCTCCAAAATGAAGGAAACCGTGCCACTAACAGCTGAGAAGCTTTGCATATACACGGACAACTCCATCCGCCCATGCGAACTATTG CAAATGGAGCTACTTGTACTGAATAAGCTGAAGTGGGATCTAGCCTCAGTGACACCACATGACTTCATTGAACATTTTCTCACCAAACTGCCCATTCATCAGAGCACCAAGCAGATCCTGCGCAAACACGCACAGACGTTTGTGGCTCTCTGTGCAACAG ACGTCAACTTCATTGCAAGCCCTCCCTCGATGATTGCAGCTGGAAGTGTTGTCGCAGCAGTGCAGGGACTCTACTTGAAGAGTGCAGATGTTTCCTTATCCTCCCAAAACCTTACCAACTATCTGTCTCAAGTTATCAGGAGCGACCCA GACTGTCTTCGATCGTGCCAGGAGCAGATTGAATCTCTGTTGGAGTCCAGTCTGAGGCAGGCGCAGCAGCAAAGCATCTCCACAGAAAGCAAACGCGTGGAGGAGGACGCAGATCTTTCGTGCACTCCTACAGATGTCAGAGACATTAACATCTGA
- the lto1 gene encoding protein LTO1 homolog — protein MAGFLPKVTEDLFDSIIMADDRFHVDGYSKGFEEGTQQGLLEGRNHGMLHGAKFSAEVSFYHGFALTWKCLLQNSEDVKARKRLKAVEALDAMIRKFPYEDPEYENLQEHMERVRAKFRQVCSLLNVAADFREYVSGSEGMSF, from the exons ATGGCGGGTTTTTTGCCTAAAGTTACAGAGGACTTGTTCGACTCAATTATAATGGCAGACGACAG ATTCCATGTAGATGGATACTCCAAAGGATTTGAAGAAGGAACGCAACAGGGATTGTTGGAGGGCAGAAACCACGGCATGCTTCACGGTGCGAAATTTTCAGCTGAG gtTTCCTTTTATCATGGCTTTGCACTCACATGGAAATGTCTTCTACAAAACAGTGAAGATGTTAAAGCAAG GAAACGACTGAAAGCTGTTGAGGCATTGGATGCAATGATCCGGAAGTTTCCATATGAAGACCCTGAGTATGAGAACCTCCAGGAACACATGGAACGAGTGAGGGCCAAATTTAGACAG GTGTGTTCTTTACTCAACGTAGCTGCAGACTTTCGTGAGTATGTGTCTGGATCGGAAGGAATGTCATTCTGA
- the fgf19 gene encoding fibroblast growth factor 19: MLLVIFLSACWIGVTLADSGPHLANDWGESVRLRHLYAARPGLHLQISKDGKIGGSHMQSSHSLVEIRTVDTGCVVIKGVASSQYLCMEANGKLYGSYIYIKEECSFFEHMMPDGYNIYVSGKHGTLVSLGGGKNRRQNALAQFLPLLNTLPQEPTEYNVRKVHSPVDPEQDLHLGVQADSMESFGRISQIVIQSPSFNER; the protein is encoded by the exons ATGCTGCTCGTCATTTTTCTCAGCGCGTGCTGGATCGGCGTCACATTGGCCGACTCTGGACCACACCTGGCCAATGATTGGGGAGAATCTGTCCGCCTGAGGCACCTGTACGCTGCAAGACCCGGTCTGCACCTGCAGATCAGCAAGGACGGGAAGATCGGAGGATCGCACATGCAGAGCTCGCACA GCTTGGTTGAGATCCGCACCGTCGACACGGGCTGTGTGGTTATAAAAGGTGTCGCAAGCTCACAGTATCTCTGCATGGAAGCCAACGGCAAGCTGTACGGCTCG TACATTTATATAAAGGAGGAGTGCTCTTTTTTTGAGCATATGATGCCAGACGGATACAACATCTATGTCTCGGGCAAACATGGGACCCTTGTGAGCCTGGGTGGAGGGAAGAACCGACGTCAAAATGCTCTCGCACAGTTCCTGCCCCTGCTCAATACTCTGCCACAGGAGCCTACAGAGTACAACGTGAGAAAAGTGCATTCTCCAGTTGACCCAGAACAGGATCTTCACTTAGGCGTACAAGCAGACAGCATGGAATCCTTTGGGAGGATCTCCCAGATTGTCATTCAAAGCCCAAGTTTCAACGAAAGATGA